A section of the Hirschia baltica ATCC 49814 genome encodes:
- a CDS encoding nuclear transport factor 2 family protein: protein MSNFAAIEKVLLDYFDMLYFCDVEILDRVFHPQALYATADEKPALFRSKDEYRSVIATRQSPASRHEIRKDKIEKIELAGENTAFVRARCSIGQRDFIDFLTFIYTDGEWQIISKVFHFTDRKAI from the coding sequence GTGTCTAATTTTGCAGCCATAGAAAAAGTGCTTCTAGATTATTTTGACATGCTTTATTTTTGTGACGTTGAAATACTGGACCGTGTTTTTCATCCCCAAGCGCTCTATGCAACAGCCGATGAAAAACCCGCTTTGTTTCGGTCGAAAGACGAGTACCGATCCGTGATTGCGACAAGACAGTCTCCAGCTTCACGTCATGAAATCCGCAAAGACAAGATCGAAAAAATAGAATTAGCTGGAGAAAACACTGCATTTGTACGCGCACGATGCAGCATCGGCCAACGGGATTTTATAGATTTTCTAACCTTCATCTATACCGATGGAGAATGGCAGATCATCTCTAAAGTTTTTCATTTCACTGACAGAAAAGCAATTTAA
- a CDS encoding glutathione binding-like protein, producing MKLYFKTGACSLASRITFNELGLPFSSEAVDTDKGLTQSGADFKTINPNGYVPVLEVSQGIYLSENPAILQYIADQKPDSTLAPVNGTLERARLQEALNFTGSELHKAFSPFFRIPDMSDEVRSEHIKNLYKKVQHIENQLSDGRTFLLGEDFTIADAYTIVVLNWANFINVDLSQYAKIGAYLKNGFARPAVIKSLKEEGIYQEETA from the coding sequence ATGAAACTCTATTTCAAAACCGGCGCTTGTTCCCTCGCTTCTCGAATAACATTCAATGAATTAGGTCTGCCATTCTCATCTGAAGCAGTCGACACGGATAAAGGCCTGACGCAGAGTGGTGCGGATTTCAAAACCATAAACCCCAATGGTTACGTCCCTGTTCTTGAAGTGTCTCAAGGCATTTATCTTTCAGAAAACCCAGCCATTCTTCAATACATCGCGGATCAGAAACCTGACTCAACGCTTGCGCCAGTGAATGGAACCTTAGAACGTGCACGCCTGCAAGAAGCGCTAAACTTCACCGGTTCAGAACTTCACAAAGCATTCTCTCCATTCTTTAGAATACCAGATATGAGCGATGAAGTGCGCAGTGAACACATCAAAAATCTATACAAGAAAGTGCAACACATCGAAAATCAGCTCTCTGATGGTCGCACATTCCTGCTTGGAGAAGATTTCACAATCGCTGATGCCTACACAATAGTTGTATTGAACTGGGCAAATTTTATCAATGTCGACCTTAGCCAATATGCCAAAATCGGTGCCTATTTGAAAAATGGTTTTGCGCGTCCTGCTGTAATTAAATCATTAAAAGAAGAAGGCATTTATCAGGAAGAAACGGCCTGA
- a CDS encoding winged helix-turn-helix transcriptional regulator, which yields MALKIRKNKSPDPPAPCALTHCMSFISGAWAPNVIWNLREGPRRFSELKIDIPPISAKVLSTRLSELEKRGIIERNVLPTSPPSVEYKLTQIGTEIIPALDALVTVGHKLKTRGLNVDEAEVSRS from the coding sequence ATGGCTTTAAAAATTCGCAAAAATAAGAGTCCTGATCCGCCTGCACCATGTGCATTGACGCATTGTATGTCTTTTATTTCAGGGGCTTGGGCACCCAATGTGATCTGGAATTTAAGAGAAGGGCCAAGGCGATTTAGTGAGCTGAAGATAGATATTCCGCCCATATCAGCAAAAGTCTTGTCTACGCGTCTTTCTGAGCTTGAAAAGCGCGGTATCATCGAGCGCAATGTTCTGCCGACATCACCTCCATCTGTGGAATACAAGTTAACCCAGATCGGTACAGAAATTATTCCGGCACTCGATGCGTTAGTGACAGTTGGGCATAAACTTAAAACACGTGGATTGAATGTGGACGAAGCTGAGGTAAGTCGTTCCTAA
- the rnhA gene encoding ribonuclease HI — MWTDGACSGNPGPGGWGALLKMGEHEKELYGGEKDTTNNRMELMGAIEALTSLKGPSNVILSTDSTYVKDGLTKWIHGWKKNGWKTAAKKPVKNQDLWQALDEACSRHQIEWRWVKGHAGDEGNERADGLAVKGSMEASGKA, encoded by the coding sequence ATATGGACAGATGGCGCTTGTTCGGGAAACCCAGGTCCAGGTGGTTGGGGAGCCCTCCTCAAAATGGGTGAGCACGAAAAAGAACTCTATGGCGGCGAGAAAGATACGACCAATAATCGCATGGAATTAATGGGCGCAATTGAAGCGCTCACCTCACTCAAAGGCCCGTCAAATGTTATCTTGAGCACTGATTCAACTTATGTGAAAGATGGCCTGACCAAATGGATACATGGCTGGAAAAAGAATGGTTGGAAAACCGCTGCAAAAAAGCCAGTCAAAAACCAAGACCTATGGCAAGCTCTCGATGAAGCTTGCAGTCGCCATCAAATAGAGTGGCGATGGGTTAAAGGCCATGCGGGCGATGAAGGCAATGAACGCGCCGATGGCCTCGCTGTTAAAGGCTCTATGGAAGCGTCAGGTAAAGCCTGA